A window of Polyangia bacterium genomic DNA:
TCCGCTCGCAAGAAGTTCTCTTCCGCGCCCAGCGCGAGCCGCCGCCCGAATATCCGCCCGACATGCGCCTGGTGATGTTGCTGGCCGGGGTCGGCATCGGCTGCGCCTTGTTCGCGCTGGGCTTGGCCGGGGCCAGCTGGCCGGCGTGGCGGGTGATCTTCTGCGTGGTGGCGGCGCTGTGGGGATTCATTCTGGGTTTCGTCGGCTGTTTTCTTTGCTTCGTGTGGGCCTTCACCGACCACGTGGTGGCGGCACGCAACGAGAACATCTTGCTGTGCGCGCCGTGGGCGCTGCTGTTCCCGGTGCTGCTGTTCGGCGTTGGGCGCGGGCGCCTGGTCGCCGCGCGCCGGGCCTTCGCCGCCACGGTGGCGGCGGCGGCGTTGGCCACGCTGGGATTTCTGCTGAAGGTCTATCCCGGGTTTCACCAGGACAACGGGCAGGTGATCGCGCTGCTCTTGCCGACCTGGTATGGCCTCTCGCTGGGGCTTTTGTCGACCTGGCGGGGGTTACGGCGGCTGCCGGTCAAAGGACGCGGAGGATCCAAGTCTTGAGGTGGCCAGTCTCGGGCACGCCGATCAACTCGGGGTGATCGGCGCTGGCCCCGAGGCGCGCCACGATCTGTGCCGCGCGCCCCGAATCCCCGAGCGCGTCGGCGCAAAGCTCGTCCCAGTGCGCGCGCGTGACCCGGCCCGAGCAGGAACAGGCCACCAGGTAGCCGCCGGCTTCGGTCAGGCGGGCGCCCCGCAAGATGAGTTCCTTGTACCCGCGATCGGCGGCGAGAAGGCCGGCGCCGCTGGCGGCGCGTTTGGCCAGCGCCGGTGGATCCAGCACGACCACGTCGAAACGGGCGCGCTGCGATTCCAGCTCGCGCAGCAGATCGAAGGCGTTGGCGGCGCGCACCTCGACGTTTCCAAGGCCGTTGCGTTGGGCGTTGGCGCGGGCCCGGTCGGCGGCGGACGGATCCTCGTCGGTGGCCAGCACCGCGCCGCCGCGCCGGCCGAGGGCCAGCGCGAAACCGCCGTGGTAGGTGAAGGCGTCCAGGGCCCGGGCGCCCGGCGGGGCCAGCGCGGCCACCGCCACATGGTTGTCCGCCTGGTCAAGAAAACCGCCAGTTTTTCCGTCGGTGAGCAGATCCGCCTCGAGCTGATTTTCGCCCAGGCGATAGACCACCCGCGTGGCGCCGCCCCCGGCGACGACGCCCGAGAAACGTGGCAGGTCTTCAAAGTCGCGCATCGATCCGTCGTCGCGCGCCACCACCACCCGGACGCCCAGCTTGTCAGCCACCAGCTGCGCGATGGCCGGGCGGGCGGCGTTCATCGCCACCGACGTGGTCTGAATGACCGCCGCGTCGGCATAGCGATCGACGAACAATCCAGGAAGGCCGTCGCTTTCGGCGTGCGCGATGCGATAGGCGTCGCGGTCGAGCTTCATCCCGGTGCGCCGGGCGAGGGCGGTGTCCAGGCGCCGGCTGACCAGCGCGACCAGATGGTCCGCGGCCAAGTCGTCGTCGACGCCAAAGGCGCCCCCGGTGATCATCCGCAACGCCAGCTTGGCCGTCGCCGCCCAGGTGGCCACGCCCAGGGACTTGCCGCGGCCGTCCTGAACCGCCACCAGCGAGGGACCCCCGCTGCCAGCGTCGGTTTCGGGGCCGCGCAGCACGTCCTGGCGAAAGACCCACGGGTGGCCGGCCCGCACGCGCGCCACCCCGCGCGGGGAAATCAAGGCCGGAGGCAGGTTCGTCTTCGCCGACATGGGAGCAATTGGGTGGGGACCGGCGGCGCCATCGCCGCGGCGGGCGATGATAAAGTAAAATGAACCACATGGCTTACGAGCTTCACGCCGCCCGCCGGGCGCGCCTGGCAGAAATTTTGGGCCCGCGAACGGCGCTGGTCTTGTTTTCGCCGCCCGAGCGCCTGCGCAACGGCGACGTCCACCACAAGTTTCGCCAGGACAGCGACATCCTTTATCTGACCGGCTTTGAAGAGCCGGGCGCGGTGGTGGTGCTGCGGCCGGGGCACGAGACGGCGTCGTTCGTGATGTTCGTGCGGCCACGCAACCCCAGCGAGGAGACCTGGACCGGCCGGCGTGCTGGTGTCCAAGGCGCGCGCGACGTCTTCGGGGCCAGCGCGGCGTACGCAGCCGACGAGCTAGACACGCGGCTGCCCGACGTGGTTTCTGGCGTCGAGGAGCTGCACTATCACATCGGCCGCGACGCCGAGGTGGACGAACGCATGGTGCGCCTTTTGGCCACGCTGCGCGGGCGCGAGCGGCGCGGGCCGCACGCGCCGGTGAAGATCATCGACGCGCGTCTGTCCGTTCACGAGATGCGTCTTTTCAAGACGCCGCCTGAGCTGGCCATCCAGCGGCGCGCCGCCGACATCACCGCCGAGGCGCACATCGCCGCCATGCGCGCCGCCCGTCCTGGCGTGAACGAATACGAGATCGAGGCGCTGATCGATTACACCTTCCGCCGCAAGGGCGGCTTCGGTCCCGGTTATCCCAGCATCGTGGGCGGCGGCGTGAACGCCACCATCCTTCACTATGTCGAGAACAAGGCCCTACTGCGCGAGGGCGACCTGTTGCTGGTCGACGCCGGCTGCGAGGTGGACGGCTTCACGGCCGACGTCACGCGGACGTTTCCCGTCGGCGGGCGCTTCTCGGAACCGCAGCGCCGCGTGTACGAAGCGGTGCTGGAGGCGCAGCTGGAAGCCATCGCCGCCACCAAGGCGGGCGCTACCCTGGAGGCGATCCACGCCGGCGTGGTCGAGTCATTGACGCGCAAGATGGTCGCGCTGGGTTTGCTCAGCGGCGAGGTGCCGCAGCTGATCGAGAGTGGCGCGTACAAGGCGTATTACATGCACCGCACCAGCCACTGGCTGGGGATGGACGTACACGACGTGGGCTTTTACTCGCTGGAGGGCGCCGCGCGGGCCCTGGAGCCGGGCATGGTGCTGACCATCGAGCCCGGTTTGTACATCGCGCCCGACGACGAAAAGGCGCCGATCGAATACCGCGGCATCGGCGTGCGCATCGAGGACGATCTGGTCGTCACTCCCGACGGCAACGAGATCTTGACCGCCGGCACGCCCAAGTCCGTCGCCGAAATGGAAACGCTGACCCGCTAGCGCCGTTAGCGCTTCGACGCCTTCTAGAATTCGACTTCCACGCCGCCGCCGAAATCGAAGACGGCGTAGGTGTCGCTGCGGTTGTCCGTGCTTTCGTACGAGACATGGCCCAGCGACAGGCAGGCCTCCAGGCCCAGGCCAATCCAGTCGTAGAAAAAGTACGTCGCGCCGCCTCCGCCGCGCGCGGCGACGCCCAGGGCGGCGTGGCCGTCGTCGGGGAATACGTAGATCAATCCCCCGGTCGCCTTGGCGTGAACCACGATGGGCGTCGAGGTGGCGAATTTCCATTTGGCGCCGGCCAGCGTCTCGAACACTTTGCCGCTGCCGCACGAGCTGGTGTCGGTGCGGCATCCGCCGATTTGCATGTTCACGTCCAGGTTCAGCCAGGCCGCGCCGTTCAGATGATAGCCATAGTCGGCGGCCAGCTTGGTGCCGCCGAACGAATCGCCGAGACCACCGGCCAGCAGCAAGTGCGCAGACAATTCGTTGTCGTGCGGAAACGGATACGGACCCTTGAGCAGCGGCTCGGCGGCGTGCGCCCCGGGAGTCGGCGCCAGCGTCAAGGCCGCTGCCGTGGCTGCCGCCCAGACGATCGCGCGCCAGCGCAGTGGAAATTGCCGCGGAGTCAACATAGCCTCGGAATCGGACCCAAGCATATGGCCGAGCCGCCCATCCGTACAGAATCAGCGCCGCGGCGGCGGATGCGCGCGCTGCTGATCGCAGTGCTGGGCGCGGCGGTGGTGAGCGGCGGCTGCGCTGGCCGCCACCGCGGGCCGCGCACGCTGGCCACCATCGGGGGCGCCATCGCGCTTGGCGGCGGGGTGGCGTGGGTGGTGGGCGAGCGAAACGACGATCGCACCAGCTTGTCCGTCGGTGTGGTCAGCGTGGCGGTGGGCATCGCCGCGGTGGTGGCGGCGGGCGGCTGGATGGCGTCGGCGGTGGCCTGTCAGGCGGATCCGGATTGCCCCGACGACGAGCAGTGCAAGGAGATCCCGGCGCCGCCGGGC
This region includes:
- a CDS encoding aminopeptidase P N-terminal domain-containing protein, translating into MNHMAYELHAARRARLAEILGPRTALVLFSPPERLRNGDVHHKFRQDSDILYLTGFEEPGAVVVLRPGHETASFVMFVRPRNPSEETWTGRRAGVQGARDVFGASAAYAADELDTRLPDVVSGVEELHYHIGRDAEVDERMVRLLATLRGRERRGPHAPVKIIDARLSVHEMRLFKTPPELAIQRRAADITAEAHIAAMRAARPGVNEYEIEALIDYTFRRKGGFGPGYPSIVGGGVNATILHYVENKALLREGDLLLVDAGCEVDGFTADVTRTFPVGGRFSEPQRRVYEAVLEAQLEAIAATKAGATLEAIHAGVVESLTRKMVALGLLSGEVPQLIESGAYKAYYMHRTSHWLGMDVHDVGFYSLEGAARALEPGMVLTIEPGLYIAPDDEKAPIEYRGIGVRIEDDLVVTPDGNEILTAGTPKSVAEMETLTR
- a CDS encoding methyltransferase domain-containing protein, with the translated sequence MSAKTNLPPALISPRGVARVRAGHPWVFRQDVLRGPETDAGSGGPSLVAVQDGRGKSLGVATWAATAKLALRMITGGAFGVDDDLAADHLVALVSRRLDTALARRTGMKLDRDAYRIAHAESDGLPGLFVDRYADAAVIQTTSVAMNAARPAIAQLVADKLGVRVVVARDDGSMRDFEDLPRFSGVVAGGGATRVVYRLGENQLEADLLTDGKTGGFLDQADNHVAVAALAPPGARALDAFTYHGGFALALGRRGGAVLATDEDPSAADRARANAQRNGLGNVEVRAANAFDLLRELESQRARFDVVVLDPPALAKRAASGAGLLAADRGYKELILRGARLTEAGGYLVACSCSGRVTRAHWDELCADALGDSGRAAQIVARLGASADHPELIGVPETGHLKTWILRVL